The following are encoded in a window of Halorarum salinum genomic DNA:
- a CDS encoding D-aminoacyl-tRNA deacylase — MIAVVVSRADSASEHTGEQLLALADWTAREDDSRPDADGGGTYHRTTVGGTVLERREFDDLHIRLDDPTPAFSERPDFLVFVSRHSGDTGPLLTCHFTGNFGPAEYGGSDRAFAPACPGVQRALVAGFDEHAPEGYDVAVECTHHGPTDVAVPSVFAELGSDEAEWDDPAGAAAVARAVLDLPERDATVAVDGGDGPVEGVDDADGSDGSAPRHLVGFGGGHYAPRFERVLRETAWGVGHVASDWQLEELGHPAEHRDTLAAAFAASDARFALLEGDRPALERALRDLGDGDADAGTDVPSGVRVVSETWVREADDRPLDLVAALEADLRPVDEGLRFGESRSTDYEVHSLPADLLAEAHGIDADATLAAVEARSVAFETSENGTRADGRAAFPHADAREELIDDLARVLRGKYDEVTRLDGAVVARVAAFDPAAAVERGVPEGPEFGRLAAGEPVEVGGETVRPAEVRREREERFRV; from the coding sequence GTGATCGCCGTCGTCGTCTCACGGGCCGACAGCGCCTCCGAGCACACCGGCGAGCAGTTGCTCGCGCTCGCCGACTGGACCGCACGCGAGGACGACTCCCGACCGGACGCCGACGGCGGCGGAACGTACCACCGGACGACGGTCGGGGGGACCGTCCTCGAACGCCGCGAGTTCGACGACCTCCACATCCGCCTCGACGACCCGACGCCCGCCTTCTCCGAGCGCCCCGACTTCCTCGTGTTCGTCTCGCGCCACTCCGGCGACACGGGTCCGCTTCTCACCTGCCACTTCACCGGGAACTTCGGGCCGGCCGAGTACGGCGGGAGCGACCGCGCGTTCGCCCCCGCCTGCCCCGGCGTCCAGCGCGCGCTCGTCGCCGGGTTCGACGAGCACGCGCCCGAGGGGTACGACGTGGCCGTCGAGTGCACCCACCACGGCCCGACAGACGTCGCGGTCCCGTCCGTCTTCGCCGAACTCGGCAGCGACGAGGCCGAGTGGGACGACCCGGCGGGCGCGGCGGCGGTCGCGCGGGCCGTCCTCGACCTCCCGGAACGGGACGCGACGGTCGCCGTCGACGGGGGGGACGGTCCGGTCGAGGGGGTCGACGACGCGGACGGTTCCGACGGGTCCGCGCCGCGGCACCTCGTCGGCTTCGGCGGCGGCCACTACGCCCCGCGGTTCGAGCGGGTCCTCCGGGAGACCGCGTGGGGGGTCGGCCACGTCGCCTCGGACTGGCAACTGGAGGAACTCGGCCACCCGGCCGAGCACCGTGACACGCTCGCGGCCGCCTTCGCGGCGAGCGACGCCCGGTTCGCGCTGCTCGAGGGCGACCGTCCCGCCCTGGAGCGCGCGCTCCGGGACCTCGGGGACGGGGACGCGGACGCCGGGACCGACGTTCCGTCCGGCGTTCGCGTCGTGAGCGAGACCTGGGTGCGCGAGGCGGACGACCGTCCGCTCGATCTGGTGGCCGCGCTCGAGGCCGACCTCCGGCCCGTGGACGAGGGGTTGCGGTTCGGGGAGTCCCGGTCGACCGACTACGAGGTCCACTCGCTCCCGGCGGACCTGCTGGCGGAGGCACACGGAATCGACGCCGACGCGACGCTGGCGGCCGTGGAGGCCCGTTCGGTCGCCTTCGAGACGAGCGAGAACGGCACCCGCGCCGACGGCCGGGCGGCGTTCCCCCACGCCGACGCCCGCGAGGAACTGATCGACGACCTCGCCCGCGTCCTCCGGGGGAAGTACGACGAGGTTACCCGACTGGACGGCGCGGTCGTCGCCCGGGTCGCGGCGTTCGACCCGGCGGCCGCGGTCGAGCGCGGCGTCCCGGAGGGGCCGGAGTTCGGCCGCCTCGCGGCCGGGGAACCCGTCGAGGTCGGCGGGGAGACCGTCCGGCCGGCCGAGGTCCGCCGCGAGCGCGAGGAGCGGTTCCGAGTCTGA
- a CDS encoding universal stress protein → MTLSPFTALGGGDGLPEGAPYFGGELEGRRLMAPLLDVDAPALADQLGVAATLARIADASVGVLDPGWASERTLREARDRVADDDAARLLSRSLDGSTGRAGGRAAHGSRLVDEVLRAVDGDDVDTLVLPGGSPSDLLGREVAERIAVQADCDVVVANGEHGYGEAPSILVSIAGGPHSGLAADVARRVAEDWGAWIDVLHVVDGDASADERELAEEYVDAASRRIGRPGTTTTWVLEADDAAEAIVEQSRYYGLTVLGAPTTGRLRQLLSGSTSRSIRENARSVVLSARNNTGPYSLGGVE, encoded by the coding sequence ATGACGCTGTCGCCGTTCACCGCGCTGGGGGGTGGGGACGGGCTCCCCGAGGGGGCGCCGTACTTCGGGGGAGAACTCGAGGGTCGACGCCTCATGGCACCGCTGCTCGACGTGGACGCCCCGGCTCTCGCCGACCAGCTCGGGGTCGCCGCCACGCTCGCCCGGATCGCGGACGCGTCGGTCGGGGTGCTGGACCCCGGCTGGGCCTCCGAACGGACGCTTCGCGAGGCGCGCGACCGGGTCGCCGACGACGACGCGGCCCGCCTCCTCTCCCGGTCCCTGGACGGGTCGACCGGGCGAGCGGGCGGGCGAGCGGCCCACGGGAGCCGCCTCGTCGACGAGGTGCTCCGCGCGGTCGACGGCGACGACGTCGACACGCTCGTGCTCCCCGGGGGATCGCCGAGCGACCTGCTCGGCCGGGAGGTCGCCGAGCGGATCGCCGTCCAGGCCGACTGCGACGTCGTCGTCGCGAACGGCGAGCACGGCTACGGGGAGGCGCCGTCGATCCTGGTCTCCATCGCCGGCGGTCCCCACTCCGGGCTCGCGGCGGACGTCGCCCGGCGCGTCGCCGAGGACTGGGGGGCGTGGATCGACGTCCTCCACGTCGTCGACGGGGACGCCTCCGCGGACGAGCGGGAGCTCGCGGAGGAGTACGTCGACGCCGCGTCCCGGCGGATCGGGCGGCCCGGGACGACCACGACGTGGGTGCTCGAGGCGGACGACGCCGCCGAGGCGATCGTCGAGCAGTCGCGCTACTACGGGCTCACCGTCCTCGGCGCGCCGACGACGGGCCGCCTCCGGCAGCTCCTCTCCGGATCGACCAGCCGTTCGATCCGCGAGAACGCCCGGAGCGTCGTCCTGTCGGCACGGAACAACACCGGCCCGTACTCCCTGGGCGGGGTCGAGTGA
- a CDS encoding Sjogren's syndrome/scleroderma autoantigen 1 family protein, which yields MSDTDPGDGGDAGDSGFDKEAEREKLREKYARDEEKRESTRRMSELLLKGATMTNRHCDTCGDPLFRQNGQEFCVTCRAERPANDGTVDGDGAAEGDEVAADDADAPPATDAAADATDGAADAPLDGRPDDDPAGRDDPAGRNAGDAPAARRHAGGRRRAPPSGSGSNDGDDPRRTGAGRRSGPDGRSEASTAAAPPSDAAGDPGEATDALVAAVTRHATAGADADDPRVARDHLAAAREAAEALSALRR from the coding sequence ATGAGCGATACAGACCCCGGCGACGGCGGGGACGCCGGCGACTCCGGGTTCGACAAGGAGGCCGAACGCGAGAAGCTTCGCGAGAAGTACGCTCGCGACGAGGAGAAGCGCGAGTCGACGCGCCGGATGAGCGAACTGCTGCTCAAGGGTGCGACGATGACGAACAGGCACTGCGACACCTGCGGCGACCCCCTGTTCCGGCAGAACGGCCAGGAGTTCTGCGTGACCTGTCGGGCCGAGCGACCCGCGAACGACGGGACGGTCGATGGCGACGGGGCGGCCGAGGGCGACGAGGTGGCGGCGGACGACGCGGACGCGCCACCGGCGACGGACGCGGCCGCCGACGCGACGGACGGAGCCGCGGACGCCCCGCTCGACGGGCGGCCGGACGACGACCCGGCGGGGCGCGACGACCCCGCGGGACGGAACGCCGGCGATGCACCTGCTGCCCGACGGCACGCGGGCGGCCGGCGACGGGCGCCGCCGTCGGGGTCGGGGTCGAACGACGGCGACGACCCGCGGCGGACCGGCGCCGGACGCCGATCCGGCCCCGACGGCCGGTCGGAGGCGTCGACGGCGGCGGCTCCACCGTCGGACGCGGCCGGCGACCCGGGCGAGGCGACGGACGCGCTCGTCGCGGCGGTGACCCGCCACGCGACCGCCGGCGCCGACGCCGACGACCCGCGGGTCGCGCGCGACCACCTCGCGGCCGCCCGCGAGGCGGCGGAGGCGCTCTCCGCCCTGCGGCGCTGA
- a CDS encoding DEAD/DEAH box helicase, producing MAEAADPDTEYVDHALLNPGFIERRRYQVQLAETAKRADTLVCLPTGLGKTTVSLLVTAHRLAEVGGKALLLAPTKPLVQQHAEFYREALSVPDDEIVVFTGDVKPDDRAALWDESRVVIATPQVVENDLVGNRVSLADVTHVTFDECHRATGDYAYVYIADRYHADAERPLVTGMSASPGGDEEEILIVCENLGLDEVEVMTEADSDVSEYTYDTDVQWEKIELPDSIIEIRNSLNEVIGDRLESLKSLGVSNTTQPDVSQKQLNEMRAQLQRMMDGGNSDAYKGMSVHAEVMKLRRAVELVETQSVEALRRYFERQRNAARSSGASKASQRMIAEPKVREAMRKAESFDDLHPKFRRTRVLLAQTLGIGGGERVIVFTESRDTAEALTEFLSASFDTRRFVGQGDKEGSDGMTQKQQGETLDAFRAGEFEVLVSTSVAEEGLDVPEVDLVLFFEPVPTAIRSIQRKGRTGRQDEGEVVVLMAEDTRDEAYFWISRRKEKQMEEELRSLKGVAENVEAELGGDGQADLSSFDGDGSSGGSAGGPNADSGNEGSADGAASGSAQPGLTEFDAETGDGSDPRDDGSGSAVDDRAGAGDDSAAAEDDAETSDGGVVATAGTNDDVEGTEIVVDQRELDSTIARDLSTRDGVTTRLETLEVGDYVLSDRVAVERKSVADFLDTLVGGDRSMFEQVKDTARAYSRPIVIVEGEDLYGERNVHPNAVRGALSSLAIDFDASVLRTEDEADTADLLEVIAKREQETNDREVSAHGEKAAKTLAEQQEYVVSSIADIGPVTSRALLEHFGTVEAVMTAREEDLLEVSGVGEVTAERIREVVGEEYPE from the coding sequence ATGGCGGAGGCCGCCGACCCCGACACCGAGTACGTCGACCACGCCCTCCTGAACCCCGGGTTCATCGAGCGGCGGCGCTACCAGGTCCAGCTCGCCGAGACGGCGAAGCGGGCCGACACGCTCGTCTGCCTGCCGACCGGGCTGGGCAAGACCACCGTCTCGCTGCTCGTGACGGCCCACCGACTCGCGGAGGTCGGCGGCAAGGCGCTGCTGCTCGCGCCGACGAAGCCGCTCGTCCAGCAGCACGCGGAGTTCTACCGCGAGGCGCTGTCGGTGCCCGACGACGAGATCGTCGTGTTCACGGGCGACGTGAAGCCGGACGACCGCGCGGCGCTGTGGGACGAGTCGCGGGTCGTCATCGCCACGCCGCAGGTGGTCGAGAACGACCTCGTCGGCAACCGCGTCTCGCTCGCGGACGTGACCCACGTCACCTTCGACGAGTGCCACCGCGCGACCGGCGACTACGCGTACGTCTACATCGCCGATCGCTACCACGCCGACGCGGAGCGACCCCTCGTCACGGGGATGTCCGCCTCGCCGGGCGGCGACGAGGAGGAGATCCTGATCGTCTGCGAGAACCTCGGGCTCGACGAGGTCGAGGTGATGACCGAGGCCGACTCGGACGTCTCGGAGTACACCTACGACACGGACGTCCAGTGGGAGAAGATCGAACTCCCCGACTCCATCATCGAGATCCGGAACTCCCTGAACGAGGTGATCGGGGACCGGCTGGAGAGCCTCAAGTCGCTCGGCGTCTCGAACACGACCCAGCCCGACGTCTCCCAGAAACAGCTCAACGAGATGCGCGCGCAGCTCCAGCGCATGATGGACGGCGGGAACTCGGACGCGTACAAGGGGATGTCCGTCCACGCCGAGGTGATGAAGCTCCGACGCGCGGTCGAACTCGTCGAGACCCAGAGCGTCGAGGCGCTCCGGCGCTACTTCGAGCGCCAGCGCAACGCCGCCCGCTCGTCGGGGGCGTCGAAGGCGAGCCAGCGGATGATCGCCGAGCCGAAGGTGCGGGAGGCGATGCGGAAGGCCGAGTCGTTCGACGACCTCCACCCGAAGTTCCGGCGCACCAGGGTGCTGCTCGCCCAGACGCTCGGCATCGGCGGCGGCGAGCGCGTCATCGTGTTCACCGAGTCGCGCGACACCGCAGAGGCGCTGACGGAGTTCCTCTCGGCCTCCTTCGACACCCGGCGGTTCGTCGGGCAGGGCGACAAGGAGGGGAGCGACGGGATGACCCAGAAGCAGCAGGGGGAGACGCTCGACGCGTTCCGCGCCGGCGAGTTCGAGGTGCTCGTCTCCACCTCCGTCGCCGAGGAGGGGCTGGACGTGCCGGAGGTCGACCTCGTGCTGTTCTTCGAGCCAGTTCCGACGGCCATCCGGTCGATCCAGCGGAAGGGCCGGACCGGCCGGCAGGACGAGGGGGAGGTCGTCGTGCTGATGGCCGAGGACACCCGCGACGAGGCGTACTTCTGGATCTCACGGCGCAAGGAGAAGCAGATGGAGGAGGAGCTCCGGTCGCTGAAGGGCGTCGCCGAGAACGTCGAGGCGGAACTCGGCGGCGACGGCCAGGCCGACCTCTCGTCGTTCGACGGGGACGGGTCGAGCGGCGGGTCGGCGGGCGGCCCGAACGCCGACTCCGGGAACGAGGGCTCGGCCGACGGAGCGGCGAGCGGGAGCGCACAGCCCGGACTGACGGAGTTCGACGCCGAAACCGGCGACGGGTCGGACCCCCGGGACGACGGGTCGGGTTCCGCGGTCGACGACCGGGCGGGCGCGGGGGACGATTCGGCGGCCGCCGAGGACGACGCCGAAACGTCGGACGGGGGCGTCGTCGCGACCGCCGGGACGAACGACGACGTCGAGGGCACCGAGATCGTCGTCGATCAACGCGAACTCGACTCGACCATCGCGCGCGACCTCTCCACGCGGGATGGGGTCACCACCCGGCTCGAGACGCTCGAGGTCGGCGACTACGTGCTCTCGGACCGGGTCGCCGTCGAGCGCAAGTCCGTCGCGGACTTCCTCGACACGCTCGTCGGCGGCGATCGCTCGATGTTCGAGCAGGTCAAGGACACGGCCCGTGCCTACTCGCGTCCGATCGTCATCGTCGAGGGCGAGGACCTCTACGGCGAGCGGAACGTCCACCCCAACGCGGTCCGGGGGGCGCTCTCCTCGCTCGCCATCGACTTCGACGCCTCCGTCCTGCGGACCGAGGACGAGGCCGACACGGCGGACTTGCTGGAGGTCATCGCGAAGCGCGAGCAGGAGACGAACGACCGCGAGGTGTCGGCCCACGGCGAGAAGGCGGCCAAGACGCTCGCCGAGCAGCAGGAGTACGTCGTGAGTTCCATCGCGGACATCGGCCCGGTGACCTCGCGGGCGCTGCTGGAGCACTTCGGCACCGTGGAGGCGGTGATGACCGCCCGGGAGGAGGACCTGCTGGAGGTGTCCGGCGTCGGCGAGGTGACCGCCGAGCGCATCCGCGAGGTCGTGGGCGAGGAGTACCCGGAGTAG
- the ftsZ gene encoding cell division protein FtsZ, which translates to MDSIVEDAIDEAEGEGQSADVPEGATVDDPASGASDPTEGTPTSGKMTDEQLEDVLQDLQTNITVVGCGGAGGNTVNRMAEEGIHGAKLVAANTDVQHLVNIEADTKILIGQDRTKGRGAGSLPQVGEEAAIESQEEIRDSISGSDMVFVTAGLGGGTGTGSAPVVAKAAREIGALTIAIVTTPFTAEGEVRRTNAEAGLERLRDVADTVIVVPNDRLLDAVGKLPVRQAFKISDEVLMRSVKGITELITKPGLVNLDFADVRTVMEKGGVAMIGLGESDSDTKAQESVQSALRSPLLDVDISGANSALVNVTGGSDMSIEEAEGVVEEIYDRIDPDARIIWGTSIDEELDGTMRTMIVVTGVDSPQIYGRNDAAQAKAERKLEDIDYVE; encoded by the coding sequence ATGGACTCCATCGTCGAGGACGCGATCGACGAGGCCGAAGGGGAGGGGCAGTCCGCCGACGTGCCGGAGGGTGCGACGGTGGACGACCCCGCTTCGGGCGCCTCCGACCCGACCGAGGGCACCCCCACCTCGGGCAAGATGACCGACGAACAGCTGGAGGACGTCCTGCAGGACCTCCAGACGAACATCACCGTGGTCGGCTGCGGCGGCGCGGGCGGCAACACGGTGAACCGGATGGCCGAGGAGGGGATCCACGGCGCGAAGCTGGTCGCGGCCAACACCGACGTCCAGCACCTCGTGAACATCGAGGCCGACACGAAGATCCTCATCGGCCAGGACCGCACGAAGGGCCGCGGCGCCGGCTCGCTCCCCCAGGTCGGCGAGGAGGCGGCCATCGAGTCCCAGGAGGAGATCCGCGACTCCATCTCCGGTTCCGACATGGTGTTCGTCACGGCCGGTCTGGGCGGCGGCACCGGCACCGGCTCGGCGCCCGTCGTCGCCAAGGCGGCCCGCGAGATCGGCGCGCTCACCATCGCCATCGTCACGACGCCGTTCACGGCCGAGGGCGAAGTGCGGCGGACCAACGCCGAGGCGGGTCTCGAGCGCCTGCGTGACGTCGCCGACACCGTCATCGTCGTCCCGAACGACCGGCTCCTCGACGCCGTCGGGAAGCTCCCCGTCCGGCAGGCGTTCAAGATCTCCGACGAGGTGCTGATGCGCTCGGTGAAGGGCATCACGGAGCTCATCACCAAGCCCGGCCTCGTGAACCTCGACTTCGCGGACGTCCGCACCGTCATGGAGAAGGGCGGCGTCGCGATGATCGGCCTCGGCGAGTCCGACTCGGACACGAAGGCCCAGGAGTCCGTCCAGTCGGCGCTCCGTTCCCCGCTACTCGACGTGGATATCTCCGGCGCGAACTCCGCGCTGGTGAACGTCACCGGCGGGTCTGACATGAGCATCGAGGAGGCAGAGGGCGTCGTCGAGGAGATCTACGACCGGATCGACCCCGACGCGCGCATCATCTGGGGGACCTCCATCGACGAGGAACTCGACGGCACGATGCGGACGATGATCGTCGTCACGGGCGTCGATTCGCCCCAGATCTACGGCCGAAACGACGCGGCCCAGGCGAAGGCGGAGCGGAAGCTCGAGGACATCGACTACGTGGAGTAG
- the argF gene encoding ornithine carbamoyltransferase codes for MSTPTHDPDTTADADEPFPTDLLDVDDLTADQLAALLDRATELKTGRDLTQLPRTTLAMLFEKPSTRTRASFETGMTQLGGHAMFLGPGDIQLGHGEPLKDTARALSGYVDAVMARLFDHSDLETLAEYADVPVVNGLTDDAHPCQTLADLLTIRETFDGFEDVSVAWVGDGNNVARSFAVGCGVAGVDLAVATPEGYGLGEDCIERAAAAGRAPTLADSPEGAVEGADVVYTDVWVSMGQEELREEKLPAFEGYQLNEDLLGGTDAKVMHCLPAHRGEEITDEVLESDRTLVWEQAENRMHAQKALLVELLA; via the coding sequence ATGAGCACACCAACCCACGACCCCGACACGACCGCCGACGCCGACGAACCGTTCCCGACCGACCTGCTCGACGTGGACGACCTGACGGCCGACCAGCTGGCCGCGCTCCTCGATCGCGCGACCGAGCTGAAGACCGGCAGGGACCTCACGCAACTGCCCCGGACGACGCTCGCGATGCTGTTCGAGAAGCCCTCGACCCGAACGCGGGCGTCCTTCGAGACGGGGATGACCCAGCTCGGGGGCCACGCGATGTTCCTCGGCCCCGGCGACATCCAGCTCGGCCACGGAGAGCCGCTGAAGGACACCGCCAGGGCGCTCTCGGGCTACGTCGACGCCGTCATGGCGCGGCTGTTCGACCACTCGGACCTCGAGACGCTCGCGGAGTACGCCGACGTACCCGTGGTCAACGGGCTGACCGACGACGCCCACCCGTGCCAGACGCTCGCCGACCTGCTGACGATACGGGAGACGTTCGACGGCTTCGAGGACGTCTCGGTCGCGTGGGTCGGCGACGGCAACAACGTCGCCCGGTCGTTCGCGGTCGGCTGCGGGGTCGCCGGCGTGGACCTCGCGGTCGCCACCCCGGAGGGCTACGGCCTCGGCGAGGACTGCATCGAGCGCGCCGCGGCGGCCGGGAGGGCGCCGACGCTCGCGGACTCGCCCGAGGGCGCGGTCGAGGGGGCCGACGTCGTCTACACCGACGTCTGGGTGAGCATGGGCCAGGAAGAACTGCGCGAGGAGAAACTACCCGCGTTCGAGGGGTACCAGCTGAACGAGGACCTGCTCGGGGGCACGGACGCGAAGGTGATGCACTGCCTGCCGGCCCACCGGGGCGAGGAGATCACCGACGAGGTGCTGGAGTCGGACCGGACGCTGGTGTGGGAGCAGGCGGAGAACCGGATGCACGCCCAGAAGGCGCTGCTCGTGGAACTGCTCGCGTAG
- a CDS encoding ATP-dependent DNA helicase: MDRVGNALARGQDVLLEGAPGTGKTLSALVPALAHAREHDRTVVITTNVHQQMRQFVEDARAINEAEPIRATVFKGKSSMCHIDVDYQECQTLRDTTRSLVEDRQDREQLERRLEDLTDEMRDGGGGGSDGGGVNGGDAGSAAEARQAVAAELESLEEEIEDATNVCEHYMNNLTADTGEFFSWLFRDVRRPDEVYEYAERQGLCGYELLKEGMEDVELVVCNYHHLLDPTIREQFFRWLDREPEDVITVFDEAHNVEGAAREHASEALTENTLESALSELEETDDSRAEPAENVLRAFTEALRATYDENLGFGERERVGENWFDVSVANEDRRDDLTLAFLDRYEGRGIRAECDLALQLGKRLDEEYEDAYRDGETTTRRECHLLSAAAFVSAWMDGGGELGQHPMVSVRRDAGTDEVYGRAELYTCIPREVTRDLFEEVYGSVLMSATLRPFDVTQDVLGLDSPATLAYELSYPEENRRTYSVSTPALFSSERDDPGTQETVASTLSDAVRFTPGNSLLFFPSYAEAERYHELLSGDPELGTVLLDGSDQDTEDLRTTLVGSDDAALFTSLWGTLAEGVSFDGDAARTVAVVGVPYPHLSERMEAVQDAYDRVFAERSRDAGWEYAVEIPTVRKTRQALGRVIRSPEDFGVRLLLDKRYTSADMGKYSVRGTFPPEEREELIDIRPGKLKFAMLNFYSDHDAYSGSPPEP; this comes from the coding sequence ATGGACCGGGTCGGCAACGCGCTCGCGCGGGGCCAGGACGTGCTCCTCGAGGGCGCACCCGGCACCGGGAAGACGCTCTCGGCGCTCGTGCCGGCGCTCGCACACGCCCGCGAGCACGACCGCACGGTCGTCATCACCACGAACGTCCACCAGCAGATGCGCCAGTTCGTCGAGGACGCCCGCGCCATCAACGAGGCCGAGCCCATCCGCGCGACGGTGTTCAAGGGGAAGTCCTCGATGTGCCACATCGACGTGGACTACCAGGAGTGCCAGACGCTCCGGGACACGACCCGCTCGCTCGTCGAGGACCGGCAGGACAGGGAGCAACTGGAACGCCGGCTGGAGGACCTCACCGACGAGATGCGCGACGGCGGGGGCGGAGGATCCGACGGGGGCGGGGTGAACGGCGGCGACGCCGGCTCCGCCGCGGAGGCCCGGCAGGCGGTCGCGGCGGAACTCGAGTCGCTGGAGGAAGAGATCGAGGACGCGACGAACGTCTGCGAGCACTACATGAACAACCTCACGGCCGACACCGGCGAGTTCTTCTCGTGGCTGTTCCGGGACGTCCGGCGACCCGACGAGGTGTACGAGTACGCCGAGCGCCAGGGGCTGTGCGGCTACGAACTGCTGAAGGAGGGAATGGAGGACGTGGAACTGGTCGTCTGCAACTACCACCACCTGCTCGACCCGACCATCCGCGAGCAGTTCTTCCGCTGGCTCGACCGCGAGCCGGAGGACGTCATCACGGTGTTCGACGAGGCCCACAACGTCGAGGGCGCCGCCCGCGAGCACGCCAGCGAGGCGCTCACGGAGAACACCCTCGAGTCGGCGCTCTCGGAACTGGAGGAGACGGACGACTCCCGCGCCGAGCCGGCCGAGAACGTGCTCCGGGCGTTCACCGAGGCGCTCCGGGCGACGTACGACGAGAACCTCGGCTTCGGCGAGCGCGAGCGGGTCGGCGAGAACTGGTTCGACGTCTCCGTCGCGAACGAGGACCGGCGCGACGACCTCACGCTCGCGTTCCTCGACCGCTACGAGGGGCGGGGGATCCGCGCGGAGTGCGACCTCGCGCTCCAGCTCGGCAAGCGCCTCGACGAGGAGTACGAGGACGCCTACCGCGACGGCGAGACCACCACCCGGCGCGAGTGTCACCTCCTCTCGGCGGCCGCGTTCGTCTCGGCGTGGATGGACGGCGGCGGCGAACTCGGCCAGCACCCGATGGTGTCGGTCCGCAGGGACGCCGGCACCGACGAGGTGTACGGCCGCGCGGAGCTGTACACCTGCATCCCGCGGGAGGTCACCCGGGACCTGTTCGAGGAGGTGTACGGCTCGGTGCTGATGTCCGCGACGCTGCGCCCATTCGACGTGACCCAGGACGTGCTCGGACTCGACTCGCCGGCCACGCTCGCCTACGAGCTGTCCTACCCCGAGGAGAACCGCCGGACGTACTCGGTGTCGACGCCGGCGCTGTTCTCCTCGGAGCGCGACGACCCCGGGACCCAGGAGACGGTCGCGTCGACGCTCTCGGACGCCGTCCGCTTCACGCCGGGCAACAGCCTCCTCTTCTTCCCGTCGTACGCCGAGGCCGAGCGCTACCACGAACTGCTCTCGGGCGACCCCGAACTCGGCACCGTTCTGCTCGACGGCTCGGACCAGGACACGGAGGACCTCCGGACGACGCTCGTCGGGAGCGACGACGCGGCGCTTTTCACCTCGCTGTGGGGGACGCTCGCGGAGGGGGTGAGCTTCGACGGCGACGCGGCCCGGACCGTCGCGGTCGTGGGGGTCCCGTATCCGCACCTCTCCGAGCGCATGGAGGCGGTGCAGGACGCCTACGACCGCGTGTTCGCCGAGCGCTCGCGGGACGCCGGGTGGGAGTACGCCGTCGAGATCCCCACCGTTCGGAAGACGCGACAGGCGCTCGGGCGGGTCATCCGCTCGCCGGAGGACTTCGGGGTTCGGTTGCTGCTGGACAAGCGGTACACGAGCGCGGACATGGGGAAGTACTCGGTGCGCGGGACGTTCCCGCCCGAGGAGCGGGAGGAGTTAATCGACATCAGGCCCGGGAAGCTGAAGTTCGCGATGCTGAACTTCTACTCCGATCACGACGCGTACTCGGGGTCGCCGCCGGAGCCGTAG